One genomic region from Bacillus aquiflavi encodes:
- the scpA gene encoding methylmalonyl-CoA mutase — MQNKPNFKNIRLFDQEQSVSIDDWKTKAEAEVERSIDALLFETNEQINVKPLYANEDLAEMDHLDDKPGLPPYTRGPYPTMYANRPWTVRQYAGFSTAEESNAFYRRNLAMGQKGLSVAFDLATHRGYDSDHPRVVGDVGKAGVAIDSILDMKTLFAGIPLDQMSVSMTMNGAVLPVMAFYIVTAEEQGVSQEKLSGTIQNDILKEYMVRNTYIYPPGMSMKIIADIFEYTSKYMPKFNSISISGYHMQEAGAPADIELAYTLADGLEYVRTGLKAGIDIDSFAPRLSFFWAIGMNYFMEVAKMRAARLIWAKMMKSFNPKNPKSMALRTHSQTSGWSLTEQDPFNNVIRTLIEAHAAAMGHTQSLHTNALDEAIALPTDFSARIARNTQLFLQEESGITNVIDPWAGSYYVETLTNELMNRAWAHINEIENLGGMAKAIETGLPKMRIEEAAARRQAHIDSMKETIIGVNRYRLEKEDPIDILDIDNTAVRLKQIEKLTELKASRDDQAVQNALNAITKAAESGEGNLLELAVQTARVRATLGEISDAIEKVASRHKAVIRSISGVYGSAFSNEEEIEEVKRMSEEFLENEGRRPRILVAKMGQDGHDRGAKVVATAFADLGFDVDIGPLFQTPAETALQAVENDVHVIGMSSLAAGHKTLLPELIKELKKLGREDIIVVAGGVIPAQDYQFLLDNGAAAIFGPGTIIPVAAQKVIREIYKRLGYEEVVQ, encoded by the coding sequence ATGCAAAATAAGCCTAATTTTAAAAACATTCGCCTTTTTGATCAAGAACAATCTGTTTCAATTGATGACTGGAAAACAAAAGCAGAAGCAGAGGTTGAACGATCAATTGATGCGCTTTTATTTGAAACGAATGAACAAATTAATGTAAAACCACTTTATGCAAATGAAGATTTAGCCGAGATGGATCATCTTGATGATAAGCCTGGTCTGCCCCCTTACACAAGAGGTCCATATCCGACGATGTATGCTAATCGTCCGTGGACAGTACGACAATATGCCGGTTTCTCAACGGCAGAAGAAAGTAATGCTTTTTATCGCCGTAACTTAGCGATGGGTCAAAAAGGTCTCTCTGTAGCTTTTGACTTAGCTACACACCGAGGTTATGACTCTGATCATCCGCGAGTAGTTGGTGATGTCGGAAAAGCAGGGGTAGCGATTGACTCAATTCTTGATATGAAAACATTATTTGCTGGTATACCTTTAGACCAAATGTCTGTTTCCATGACAATGAACGGAGCTGTTCTCCCGGTAATGGCTTTTTATATCGTAACAGCCGAAGAACAAGGTGTAAGCCAAGAAAAATTATCTGGGACGATTCAAAATGACATTTTAAAGGAATACATGGTTCGAAATACTTATATTTATCCGCCAGGAATGTCGATGAAAATTATTGCAGATATTTTTGAATACACATCAAAATATATGCCTAAGTTCAACAGTATTAGTATTTCAGGATATCATATGCAAGAAGCAGGAGCACCTGCAGATATTGAATTAGCTTACACGCTTGCGGATGGACTTGAATATGTTCGCACAGGGTTAAAAGCCGGAATTGATATCGATTCGTTCGCACCTCGCCTGTCATTCTTTTGGGCAATTGGCATGAACTATTTTATGGAAGTCGCAAAGATGAGAGCAGCTCGGTTAATTTGGGCCAAAATGATGAAATCGTTTAATCCAAAAAATCCGAAATCAATGGCATTGCGGACCCATTCACAAACATCGGGATGGAGTTTAACAGAGCAGGATCCGTTTAATAATGTCATTAGAACATTAATTGAGGCCCATGCGGCAGCGATGGGACACACGCAGTCATTGCATACAAATGCTCTTGATGAAGCTATTGCACTGCCGACTGATTTTTCAGCGCGTATTGCCCGAAATACGCAATTGTTTCTACAAGAAGAGAGTGGAATTACGAACGTTATTGACCCGTGGGCAGGTTCTTATTATGTTGAAACGTTAACAAACGAGTTAATGAATCGGGCTTGGGCTCATATCAATGAAATTGAAAACCTAGGCGGTATGGCAAAAGCGATCGAAACAGGTCTTCCAAAAATGAGAATTGAAGAAGCAGCAGCTCGCAGACAGGCTCATATCGACTCAATGAAAGAAACGATTATCGGTGTGAACCGTTATCGACTTGAAAAAGAAGATCCAATTGACATACTTGATATTGATAATACAGCGGTTCGCTTAAAACAAATCGAAAAACTGACTGAATTAAAGGCTTCTAGAGATGATCAGGCTGTTCAAAATGCATTAAATGCGATTACAAAAGCAGCAGAGTCCGGAGAAGGAAACCTATTGGAGCTTGCTGTCCAAACTGCTAGAGTAAGAGCAACACTTGGAGAAATTTCAGATGCAATTGAAAAAGTAGCAAGTCGTCATAAAGCTGTTATCCGTTCAATCAGCGGTGTATACGGCTCTGCTTTTTCTAATGAAGAAGAAATTGAAGAAGTAAAGCGAATGTCTGAGGAGTTTTTAGAAAATGAAGGTAGAAGACCACGTATTTTAGTAGCAAAAATGGGTCAAGATGGGCACGATCGTGGTGCAAAAGTTGTTGCAACAGCATTTGCAGATTTAGGTTTTGATGTTGATATCGGGCCATTGTTCCAAACTCCAGCGGAAACGGCATTACAAGCTGTCGAAAATGATGTTCATGTGATCGGAATGAGTTCTCTTGCCGCAGGTCATAAAACACTTTTGCCGGAACTAATAAAGGAATTGAAAAAGCTCGGTCGTGAGGACATTATTGTCGTTGCTGGAGGCGTTATTCCTGCCCAAGATTATCAATTTTTACTTGATAATGGTGCGGCCGCAATTTTTGGGCCTGGTACAATTATTCCTGTAGCTGCTCAAAAAGTCATTCGCGAAATTTATAAGCGGCTTGGCTATGAGGAAGTGGTGCAATAG
- a CDS encoding methylmalonyl-CoA mutase family protein, which translates to MKLESMKNQSFPSVSYEQWNKKAEESLKGKTVDSLKRKTYEQIQLNPLYTRENVNSSNDYTQYPGLGDFRRGISPLGYLSTPWKIAQKLSTENVSDLKDKLYQALKKGQNAISFQLNEGLVTNVESFSELLKDIYTKFPFSIHAEVWQKEILSFLSKLAETNKGDKAKISGFIASDPIGLLVQKGGLVKTISETYDDWANVISSASEQFPHLKTIYVDSTVYHNGGGNAVQELAAAIATGVYHIEELLKRGLSIEKILSKIVFGFSIGANFFMETAKLRAARLIWRKVTEAYGASESLGKMVIFAETSRFTKTVYDPYVNMLRAGNEAFAAVLGGVQYLHVSSFDETFNKQTEFSERIARNTQLILKEESHLHRVVDPGGGSYYIEHLTTELATKAWEMFLEIEENEGIFAVLKSGWLQGEILSIKEQRMKDVFTRKQSIIGTNIYANLSEETPSHLGTETEEKESAYRETVEPILQERLAEPYERLRKQAEKIHPVVGLICIGELKKHKARADFMAGFFAAGGIKTDRSAGLEANSDVLSFIEETKYSHYALCGSDEQYAQYGADLVKFIKEKYPNIHIFMAGKPNNKEQANLTAAGIDEFVHVKSNCYATLSNLLKGLEAEQDAK; encoded by the coding sequence ATGAAACTAGAATCAATGAAAAATCAATCATTTCCATCTGTTTCATATGAACAATGGAACAAGAAAGCGGAAGAAAGTTTAAAAGGAAAAACAGTTGATTCCTTAAAAAGGAAAACATATGAGCAAATACAACTTAATCCTCTTTATACGAGAGAAAATGTGAACAGTAGTAATGACTATACACAATATCCGGGGTTAGGTGATTTTCGGCGAGGGATATCGCCGCTTGGCTATTTATCTACACCGTGGAAAATTGCTCAAAAATTATCTACTGAGAATGTAAGCGATTTAAAAGATAAACTGTATCAAGCTTTGAAAAAAGGACAGAATGCGATCTCCTTTCAGCTTAATGAAGGGCTTGTAACAAATGTTGAGTCATTTTCTGAGTTGCTAAAAGATATTTACACAAAGTTTCCTTTCAGTATTCATGCTGAAGTATGGCAAAAAGAGATTCTCAGTTTTTTAAGCAAGCTAGCTGAAACAAACAAAGGGGACAAAGCTAAGATTTCTGGTTTTATTGCAAGCGATCCGATCGGTCTTTTAGTACAAAAAGGCGGGCTTGTTAAAACAATTTCAGAAACTTATGATGACTGGGCAAATGTGATAAGCTCAGCGTCGGAACAATTTCCACATTTAAAAACAATTTATGTTGATAGTACAGTCTATCATAATGGCGGAGGAAATGCAGTTCAAGAACTTGCCGCAGCGATAGCTACTGGTGTTTACCATATTGAGGAGCTTTTAAAGCGCGGTTTATCGATTGAAAAGATTTTGTCAAAGATCGTTTTTGGATTTTCAATCGGTGCAAACTTCTTTATGGAAACTGCTAAGCTTAGAGCAGCAAGATTAATTTGGCGGAAAGTAACCGAAGCATATGGCGCTTCCGAAAGTTTAGGAAAAATGGTTATTTTCGCAGAAACTTCTCGTTTTACAAAAACTGTATACGATCCGTATGTAAATATGTTAAGAGCGGGAAATGAAGCATTTGCAGCTGTTTTAGGCGGCGTTCAATATTTGCACGTAAGCAGTTTTGATGAAACATTCAATAAGCAAACAGAGTTTTCAGAACGAATTGCTCGGAATACGCAATTAATTTTAAAAGAAGAATCTCATCTCCATCGAGTCGTTGATCCAGGAGGAGGTTCATATTATATAGAACATTTAACAACTGAGCTGGCTACAAAAGCATGGGAAATGTTCCTTGAAATTGAAGAAAATGAAGGTATTTTTGCTGTATTAAAATCCGGTTGGCTTCAAGGTGAAATTTTATCAATAAAAGAACAGCGTATGAAAGACGTCTTTACTCGAAAACAAAGTATTATCGGTACAAACATATACGCAAATCTATCCGAAGAAACCCCATCTCATTTAGGAACAGAAACAGAGGAAAAAGAATCGGCTTATCGTGAAACTGTCGAGCCAATTTTGCAAGAGCGACTTGCAGAACCTTATGAGAGACTGCGGAAGCAAGCAGAAAAAATTCATCCGGTTGTAGGTCTCATCTGTATCGGGGAATTAAAAAAGCATAAAGCAAGAGCTGACTTTATGGCTGGATTTTTTGCCGCTGGCGGTATTAAGACAGATAGAAGTGCTGGCTTAGAAGCAAATTCTGATGTTTTATCTTTCATAGAAGAAACGAAATATAGTCATTACGCCTTATGTGGAAGTGATGAGCAATATGCACAGTATGGCGCTGACTTAGTAAAGTTTATCAAAGAAAAGTATCCTAATATTCATATTTTTATGGCTGGTAAGCCTAATAATAAAGAACAAGCAAACTTAACAGCAGCAGGCATAGATGAATTTGTTCATGTAAAGAGTAATTGTTATGCTACTCTATCTAACCTGCTAAAAGGATTGGAGGCGGAACAAGATGCAAAATAA
- a CDS encoding dihydrolipoamide acetyltransferase family protein: protein MAIKQITMPQLGESVTEGTISKWLVSVGDKVNKYDPLAEVMTDKVNAEIPSSYTGVIKELIAKEGDTLPVGEAICVIEVAGSIEETAKVKIEEREKETTANHNHFARSRYSPAVLKLSQQHGIDLTKVTGTGAGGRITRKDLLKIIESGNIQEVSKQEAEVVKQANEEQIEVPKATPGQTTVPVASGDIEIPVTGVRKAIAANMSRSKHEAPHAWTMIEVDATNLVEYRNSIKEEFKMREGFNLTYFAFFIKAVAQALKEFPQINSMWAGDKIIRKKDIHISIAVATEDALFVPVIKDADEKTIKGIAREISELANKVRLGKLTPEDMQGGTFTVNNTGSFGSVQSMGIINYPQAAILQVESIVKRPVVMNNGMIAVRDIVNLCMSLDHRVLDGLICGQFLKRVKEIIENISSENTSIY, encoded by the coding sequence TTGGCGATAAAACAAATTACAATGCCTCAATTAGGAGAAAGTGTTACAGAGGGAACGATTAGTAAGTGGCTTGTTTCAGTAGGGGATAAAGTTAATAAATATGATCCGCTGGCAGAAGTAATGACTGATAAAGTAAATGCAGAAATTCCATCTTCATATACTGGTGTGATAAAGGAGTTAATAGCCAAAGAGGGAGATACACTTCCAGTTGGTGAAGCAATTTGCGTTATTGAAGTTGCGGGCAGTATAGAAGAAACTGCGAAAGTAAAAATAGAAGAACGTGAAAAGGAAACGACAGCAAATCATAATCACTTTGCTAGAAGTCGTTATTCTCCAGCTGTATTAAAGCTGTCTCAACAACACGGCATTGATTTAACAAAAGTAACTGGAACAGGTGCAGGCGGAAGAATTACGCGGAAAGACTTATTAAAAATAATTGAATCTGGAAACATTCAAGAAGTAAGCAAACAAGAAGCTGAAGTTGTTAAACAAGCTAATGAGGAGCAAATAGAAGTTCCAAAAGCTACACCTGGACAAACAACTGTTCCAGTAGCTTCAGGTGATATAGAAATACCAGTTACAGGAGTGCGTAAAGCGATTGCAGCTAACATGTCCCGCAGTAAACATGAAGCCCCTCATGCTTGGACAATGATAGAAGTTGATGCTACAAACCTTGTTGAATATCGAAACTCAATAAAAGAAGAGTTTAAAATGAGAGAAGGTTTTAATTTAACATATTTCGCATTTTTTATAAAAGCAGTTGCACAAGCTCTTAAGGAATTTCCACAAATTAACTCAATGTGGGCTGGCGATAAAATTATTAGGAAAAAAGATATTCATATATCAATAGCAGTTGCGACAGAAGATGCTCTTTTCGTTCCTGTCATAAAAGATGCAGATGAAAAAACAATTAAAGGGATTGCTCGGGAGATATCGGAGCTAGCCAATAAAGTACGGTTAGGAAAATTAACTCCAGAAGATATGCAAGGCGGCACATTTACGGTAAATAATACCGGCTCGTTCGGTTCAGTTCAATCAATGGGGATTATAAACTATCCACAGGCGGCAATTTTACAAGTAGAATCAATTGTCAAACGACCAGTGGTGATGAATAACGGGATGATTGCAGTAAGAGATATCGTTAATTTATGTATGTCTCTTGATCATCGTGTATTAGATGGACTCATTTGTGGTCAATTCCTTAAACGGGTAAAAGAAATTATTGAAAATATTTCATCGGAAAACACTTCAATATATTAA
- a CDS encoding thiamine pyrophosphate-dependent dehydrogenase E1 component subunit alpha, with translation MAENRHKTLGLCDENVLEMYETMLLARRIDERMWLLNRAGKIPFVISCQGQEAAQVGAAFALNREKDYVLPYYRDMGVVLTFGMTAKELMLSAFAKADDPNSGGRQMPGHFGQKKNRIVTGSSPVTTQVPHAVGIALAGKMEQKDLVTFVTFGEGSSNQGDFHEGANFAGVHKLPVIFMCENNKYAISVPIEKQLACEKVSDRAPGYGMPGITVDGNDPLEVYRVVKEAADRGRRGEGPSLVEAVSYRLTAHSSDDDDRAYRDREEVEAAKQKDPIFTFATYLKETGVLDDALESEINDRVMKLVNEATDEAEKAPYAEPEHTLKYVYAEK, from the coding sequence ATGGCTGAAAATCGTCATAAAACGTTAGGCTTATGTGATGAGAATGTACTAGAAATGTACGAAACGATGCTACTAGCCCGTCGAATTGATGAGCGGATGTGGCTGTTAAACCGTGCAGGTAAAATACCATTTGTTATTTCATGTCAAGGTCAAGAAGCGGCCCAAGTAGGAGCTGCGTTTGCGCTTAATCGAGAAAAAGATTATGTCCTTCCATACTATCGTGATATGGGGGTTGTCTTAACCTTTGGTATGACTGCGAAGGAATTAATGCTTTCCGCGTTTGCTAAAGCAGATGATCCGAACTCTGGAGGCCGACAAATGCCAGGACATTTCGGTCAAAAGAAAAATCGAATCGTAACTGGTTCTTCTCCCGTTACAACACAAGTACCTCATGCGGTAGGAATTGCTCTAGCGGGAAAAATGGAGCAAAAGGATCTCGTTACCTTCGTTACCTTTGGTGAAGGTTCATCAAACCAAGGAGATTTTCATGAGGGAGCTAACTTTGCGGGAGTCCATAAGTTGCCAGTTATCTTTATGTGTGAAAATAATAAATATGCAATTTCAGTTCCAATTGAGAAACAATTAGCATGTGAAAAAGTATCAGATCGGGCCCCAGGTTATGGAATGCCAGGAATCACAGTTGATGGAAATGATCCGCTAGAAGTATACCGAGTTGTCAAGGAAGCAGCAGACCGTGGTCGGCGAGGCGAAGGTCCTTCACTAGTGGAAGCGGTTTCATATCGGCTGACGGCTCACTCATCTGATGATGACGACCGCGCATATCGTGATCGCGAAGAAGTTGAAGCAGCAAAACAAAAGGATCCTATTTTTACATTTGCCACGTATTTAAAGGAGACAGGTGTGCTGGATGATGCATTAGAATCAGAGATTAACGATCGTGTCATGAAGCTTGTAAACGAGGCCACTGATGAGGCGGAAAAAGCACCATATGCTGAGCCTGAACACACATTAAAGTACGTATATGCCGAGAAGTAA
- the buk gene encoding butyrate kinase, protein MLEEKKYRVLVINPGSTSTKIGVFENEFSIFEKTIRHDTGTINSFKNVIHQYGFRKKLIIETLHQEGINILNLSAVCGRGGLLRPIEGGTYFVNEAMLDDLKNGYAGQHASNLGGILAYEIASNLNIPAFIVDPVVVDELEPIARISGFPLIKRKSIFHALNQKAVARRVAKEFGKSYEGANFIVAHMGGGITVGAHKQGKVIDVNNGLHGDGPFSPERAGTVPAGDLVTLCYSGEFYREEVMKKLVGKGGLVGYLGTNDAVKVEKMIIEDNEKAKLIYSAMAYQVAKEIGAASAVLAGEIDAIILTGGLAYGKEFVNMIINRVSWIAQTIVRPGENELQALSQGALRVLRCEEEAKEYPQMSDALTEKV, encoded by the coding sequence ATGTTAGAAGAGAAGAAATATAGGGTTCTCGTTATTAACCCTGGGTCAACTTCAACAAAAATTGGCGTCTTCGAAAATGAATTTTCTATATTTGAAAAAACAATTCGCCACGATACAGGAACAATTAATTCCTTTAAAAATGTGATTCATCAATATGGATTTCGAAAAAAACTCATTATAGAAACTCTTCATCAAGAAGGAATTAATATTTTGAATTTAAGTGCTGTTTGCGGTCGCGGCGGTTTGCTTCGTCCGATCGAAGGAGGAACTTATTTTGTAAATGAGGCAATGTTAGATGATCTTAAAAACGGTTATGCGGGTCAGCATGCATCAAACCTTGGCGGAATTTTAGCCTATGAAATTGCTTCTAATTTAAATATTCCTGCTTTTATTGTTGATCCTGTTGTCGTAGATGAGCTTGAACCAATTGCACGAATATCTGGTTTTCCACTTATTAAACGAAAAAGTATCTTTCATGCCCTTAATCAAAAGGCGGTAGCTCGTCGTGTTGCAAAGGAATTTGGAAAAAGTTATGAAGGCGCAAATTTTATTGTTGCTCATATGGGTGGCGGTATTACTGTAGGTGCCCATAAACAAGGAAAAGTGATCGATGTCAATAATGGTCTTCATGGCGACGGCCCGTTCAGCCCTGAGCGTGCTGGAACAGTTCCAGCGGGAGATTTAGTTACACTTTGCTACTCAGGAGAATTTTATCGTGAAGAAGTGATGAAGAAATTAGTCGGTAAAGGAGGACTTGTCGGTTATCTCGGAACAAACGATGCAGTAAAAGTCGAAAAGATGATTATCGAGGATAATGAAAAAGCAAAGCTCATTTATTCGGCAATGGCCTATCAAGTAGCTAAAGAAATTGGTGCAGCAAGTGCGGTGTTAGCCGGTGAAATAGATGCAATCATCTTAACAGGCGGGTTAGCGTACGGAAAAGAATTTGTAAACATGATTATCAATCGTGTAAGCTGGATCGCCCAAACAATTGTCCGTCCTGGTGAAAATGAATTGCAAGCATTGTCACAAGGAGCGCTTAGAGTTTTACGATGTGAAGAAGAAGCAAAAGAGTATCCGCAAATGAGTGATGCTCTGACCGAAAAGGTTTAA
- the bcd gene encoding branched-chain amino acid dehydrogenase, which translates to MEIFKYMEKNDYEQLLFCQDKQSGLKAIIAIHDTTLGPALGGTRMWTYKSEEAAIEDALALRLARGMTYKNAAAGLNLGGGKTVIIGDPRKDKNEEMFRAFGRYIQGLNGRYITAEDVGTTVADMDLIYEETDYVTGISPAFGSSGNPSPVTAYGVYRGMKAAAKEAFASDSLEGKVIAVQGVGNVAYTLCRHLHEEGAKLIVTDINKEAVQRAVEEFGAQAVDPDDIYRVECDIYAPCALGAIINDDTIPQLKAKVIAGSANNQLKDTCHGDIIHEMGIVYAPDYVINAGGVINVADELLGYNKERALKKVETIYDNIEKVIEISKRDNIPTYLAADRMAEERIEKVRRSRSQFLLNEHHILSRRK; encoded by the coding sequence ATGGAAATTTTTAAATATATGGAAAAAAACGACTATGAGCAATTACTATTTTGTCAAGATAAGCAATCAGGTTTAAAGGCAATTATCGCGATTCATGATACCACTCTAGGCCCAGCACTAGGCGGAACAAGAATGTGGACATACAAATCAGAAGAAGCCGCGATTGAGGATGCACTTGCACTTCGATTAGCGCGTGGCATGACATATAAAAATGCTGCGGCCGGTTTAAATCTTGGCGGTGGAAAAACAGTTATTATTGGAGATCCCCGGAAAGATAAAAATGAAGAAATGTTTCGTGCTTTTGGCCGTTATATTCAAGGTTTAAATGGTCGTTATATTACAGCAGAAGATGTCGGAACTACCGTTGCAGATATGGATTTAATTTATGAGGAAACCGATTATGTAACAGGAATTTCTCCAGCGTTTGGTTCATCAGGAAATCCATCACCTGTAACTGCATACGGTGTATATCGTGGAATGAAGGCTGCTGCAAAAGAAGCTTTTGCCTCAGACTCGTTAGAAGGAAAAGTGATTGCTGTCCAAGGTGTTGGAAATGTTGCTTATACATTATGCCGTCATTTGCATGAAGAGGGTGCTAAGCTTATTGTAACTGATATCAATAAAGAAGCTGTTCAGCGCGCTGTTGAAGAGTTTGGTGCACAAGCTGTAGATCCAGACGATATTTATCGTGTTGAATGTGACATTTATGCGCCATGTGCTTTAGGTGCAATAATTAACGATGACACAATTCCGCAATTAAAAGCAAAAGTTATCGCTGGATCTGCAAATAATCAATTAAAAGATACGTGCCACGGTGATATCATTCATGAAATGGGAATTGTTTATGCCCCAGATTATGTTATTAATGCTGGAGGCGTAATTAATGTCGCAGACGAACTATTAGGCTACAACAAAGAACGTGCTTTAAAAAAGGTCGAAACAATTTATGATAACATTGAAAAAGTGATTGAAATATCAAAACGCGACAATATTCCTACATATTTAGCGGCTGATCGAATGGCTGAAGAAAGGATAGAAAAAGTACGTCGTTCTCGCAGTCAATTTTTACTAAATGAGCATCATATTTTAAGTCGCCGCAAATAA
- the yqiS gene encoding phosphate butyryltransferase, whose protein sequence is MQIESLIEKATQYSEKTVAVAVAEDENVIEAIAIALQRNLANFLLFGDKYKIYHLISEKYPKLAKNEKISIIHANTKAGAADLAVKAVKLNEADVLMKGNISTAILLKAVLHHEYGLRTEQILSHVALFEVQGFDRLIIVTDAAMNIAPDLQQKVQIIHNAVHVANCIGIETPKVAPIGAVEVVNPAMPATVDAALLTQMNRRGQNKNCVVDGPLALDNAVSAFAAEHKEIHNEVAGKADILLVPTIEVGNVLYKSLIYFAKANVGAVIVGAKAPIVLTSRADSAQSKLNSLGLALCIAEK, encoded by the coding sequence ATGCAAATAGAATCTCTTATTGAAAAAGCAACCCAATATAGTGAAAAAACAGTCGCTGTCGCGGTTGCAGAGGATGAAAACGTGATCGAAGCTATCGCGATTGCATTACAACGTAACCTTGCTAATTTCTTGCTTTTTGGAGATAAATATAAAATTTATCACTTAATTTCTGAAAAATATCCCAAGTTAGCAAAAAATGAAAAAATATCCATTATCCATGCTAATACAAAAGCCGGAGCTGCTGATTTAGCAGTTAAAGCAGTAAAGCTTAATGAAGCGGATGTTTTAATGAAAGGAAATATTTCAACAGCCATTTTACTAAAAGCAGTCCTTCATCACGAATATGGCTTGCGAACTGAACAAATTTTATCTCACGTTGCTTTATTTGAAGTTCAAGGGTTTGATCGCTTAATTATTGTAACTGATGCCGCAATGAATATTGCACCAGATTTACAGCAAAAAGTACAAATTATTCATAATGCGGTGCACGTTGCTAATTGTATTGGAATTGAAACCCCTAAAGTTGCGCCAATAGGAGCCGTTGAGGTTGTAAATCCAGCAATGCCAGCCACAGTAGATGCTGCTTTATTAACACAAATGAATAGACGGGGCCAAAACAAAAATTGTGTAGTTGATGGTCCACTTGCCTTAGACAATGCAGTGTCAGCTTTTGCAGCAGAACATAAAGAGATTCATAATGAAGTTGCTGGAAAAGCAGACATATTATTAGTGCCAACGATTGAAGTTGGCAATGTTTTATATAAATCACTAATTTATTTTGCAAAAGCAAATGTTGGAGCTGTGATTGTTGGAGCAAAAGCACCAATTGTGTTAACTTCTAGAGCAGATTCTGCACAAAGTAAATTAAATTCACTCGGATTAGCTCTTTGTATAGCAGAAAAATGA